cgtttcttttgtgttgcctaatcacaaacagttcatccgagtgaaccgtatgctgtataccGCACACGacttcatcaggctgcccgtttcttttgttccacctcatcgcaaacggttcattggactgaaccgtatgccctggatcgcacacgcaactaaaatctgaaccgtgttttgcaccttttttgacggtttttttacatccccgtttgtgattaatgcatcgcacacagtttcgtgaaagggtctctgatcgtagtgtcgcgttagcagcatcctgcagtagtggccctcgtattgaattgcatcacagtactcatccttgtatagaaactgatttttgagcagtATCCATCCAGTCAAACTAtgaaggaaggcaacaagcttgtcgaagatagcaacaactacatattccattaaatcccaagagcggtcaggaacttgacaaattgctatcttctatagacgacagtcaccatgaccGTAGTTGAAAGTACGGTCAtaaccggtgtgctcaacctctgggcagtctgagatttttggaagtggaacccggtgatgagggtacacattcacaagttcccactcgcagttggaCCCAATATAAACAACACAATCTCCATTTGCGGCTacccaagccttaccctcaagcaatggcatcttaacatcacacgtatcattatcaagcggcaccaacttgcacaaggcaaggcctccgtcgtccgcgcgccagtgagcagggtcacggtgaagaagataggggagatcaaaccgctcctggacccttgggttcgttgtaatgatgttattagttgagtcgagaatggtcttgaacgaacctgccatgctagctgaggtgatgacgtcgcaccgattaatgagttcctccaccacgtcatctttcagatcggggcaagaataacggggtcgtttccggcctgttccctccatggaaaagatgatcgaacaatggcagaaggaagggtgaaggaaaatggaggaggaaggaagagcatgcgacagcagttccaaatagAGAGGGAAAGGCAAAGAGTCAGTGGACGGtagccacggtacacgaagaggcaccccggcctacatagacgtccgtttggaaattgtacaaaaggactcgccgtcgtctcactcacatattggaacgggaccacatgtcaacgaagaggctagtggggagcggacggttgccacagaggtcacacactgacgacaaggtcGTCCTATCGGACATAGCGCCTGCGCGGGGTGGCTTCCGTCCCccacacgagcgaagccacttcgcacccccacacggttggtccgccaCGCCGCTAGGCCAACTCCAGTGCGTGCAGCTCGGACGCGTGCTCGCTCAGCCCCCTTACTCTCGACACCCCGGATCTACCCAACCATGGCTACGTGCTTTGCGCACCCGGCGGCCGGATTTGGAGCGGATACGGTCAGGCTTGAGCTCGTCCGGCTGTGGGAGACCGCGCCGCGCCATGGATTGGCCGGGGACCGGGTCGGAAGGCCACAGCAAGGCCGCATGCAGGTACTgactcctcctctagccgctTGGATCTACACCATCGGTGGTCCGCCTGCAGATACATGAATGGCGGTCGGCCGGGCTTGGTGCTGGCCCAAAAGCTCGTTGgcgcaccgttgccactcattacGTGCGACGACTGCCCAAAGAAGGTCTTGCGCCTCGTGTCTACAACACCGGAAAATCCCGGATGGATGTTCATCAAGTGCTCGAccgatggggtatgtgctactttagcttcggttgtgctctcggattagactagttgtgctaacttaaaattttattgtgtagaatggatgcaagttttggtattgggaagaagagtacatcgatatattgatagagcgcaatttagtagatgttctagcacttttagctagcatagaggctagagatgagaccagtgcacttgttgatagaatagaggctagacatgagactagatgtgaggaagcaacgtctacttctttacactcgaagaagaaagaagcacgcaagatcgagcctccgcagatcaacaatgaatgcatcgagaaagCACTAATCCaattacaggagcagttatggaagttggaaatcttctaaaatgtattcttgtggttcttgttttctttggtcttgcttttctagtcaaattttggtgatgtatttccatgtaccaaaaatcaaatgatgaaaaaaagatatgtgtttgcaaagaaaaatgtacgcagccaggatgcgtccgcgcgttggacgcacggccaccgcatccgagaaatggcccggacacgaccccattgccctacccaaatggacagaatccgggcaaaatgGAGGTCTGTTTGGGGTCGTgcattggagttggccttacaagtgggaccgcagttgaggaaaccgactatcggcaaacccccacctcgcccgccgtgcgctggctgagttagagaaacgacgaggttgaagagatagttgtagcacagactccaagaaatatggtgtcagatggaagtcgtgttggtggcgtgtgtcgtactcctggacgtgaacgcttgttctggcccatgccaccctccTACATATATCGAGGATttgaggtgctggttacgtacagcgaaaatattaacatatggaccacctcacactgtggccaaatttcctggagtctgtgctaggttaaaaagtgttctttgtgagggtgggtggctggtctcaagtttaaaacttgttgtattacgtatacgtatacgtagacgtagagatagtgcagcagttTTGAAAGTTTGAACCCAAACATCAGAATGCAATTTCTACTGGACTCATCCGAGGACCTAGGATGATGGGATTCGCAGCTACAGTGAAAACACCCGGCCGACGCgcgaagcatgtgaagctagtatgaatagtagtagtactattgttgattggactcattcgataacctgttgcaatgcacgtacaattatgtattcggaaaatatttttttgcctcgtcgcagcacccactcagagaagcgactcgaaagccattcataaatttagtaagtttatcacatgcatatcattttattacatacaacaggtcatgaacccacaacgacaacgacgaTACATTCtggtaaatactaaagttttcatcacacaacaataacaagcaatgaaatgaacttcagctcaactaatcctcggcgttggaaacgctttctttgaaccagaagtgattctctgggaaggggcagctactgtcaatctcgagaccaacgcaagactgctcatccaggctgaagcggcctatgtcaggacgcatattgtgatagccacggcagggaaccatagcaatgtccgaggtatagtacagttgcttctcataaatggtagtaacattgtgtcaacagtagttggatcgcctttcaccatcattggatagttttgtccaaggaagagcgagtttcctccaagagtatTAATACTAAactagggagaaggtgttggcactagcacagtagtatccatcccgaataccctgcaacggatgttggaataggtccggagagtgcgaccatgggagacaaaaCCTACTTCCTTAGTAATATCAGCAGTGCCctatatacagacaagaagaggtgatccatcggaataagttgccaggcgccactgagtatatgggtcctcatgctcttgatcatcatcatcgtcatctcccccttggttataaaaaatttcaagtataggtggtggaatgttcacaggaccttggaaagaCAAGAAGGtaaattagtaaagggaaactagctaacccgcatgcatgtggatgaaacaattataattacggtggaagacaaacgtaccgaaagcataaggattccatgcaaaaacagtgccacgagtggtggcagcaaacacaagaccctcatattgaattgcatcacaatACTCATttgtgtatagaaactgatttttgagaaatatccatcgagtcgaaccatgaaggacgacaacaagcttgtcgaagatagcaacaacacaagcattcctataaccccaAGAGTGGTCGGGAACTCGAAAATTGCTATCTTCTGTAGACGACAGTTACCATGATCGTAGTTGAAcgtacgtagaataccggtgtgctcaacctctgggcggtctgggatttttggaagtggaacccggtgacgagtgtacacattcacaagttcccactcgcagttgtacccaatataaacaacccaatctccatttgcacatgcccaagccttaccctcaagcgattgcatcttaacatcacacgtatcattatcaagcggcaccaacttgcacaaggcgatgCCCCCGTCGTCCGCGCGCCAGTCAACAGGGTCAcggtgaagaagataggggagatcaaaccgctcctggacccttgggttcgttgtaatgatgttattagttgagtcgagaatggtcttgaacgaacctgccatgctagccgaggtgatgacgtcgcaccgatcaatgagttcctccaccacgtcatcttttagatcagggcaagaataacggggtcatttccggcctgttccctccatggagaagacgatcgaacaatggcagaaggcagggtgaaggcaaatggaggagggaggaagagcatgcgacaacagttccaaatcaagagggaaaggtgaagagtcggtggacggttgccacggtacacgaagaggcgacccggcctacatagacgtccgttcagaaattgtacaaaaggactcgccgtcgtctcactgacatgttggaacggggccacatgtcaacgaaacatggtgtgtaatttctcgtgcaaaatgctaTCTGGCCgtgttggcccgaggtgccgcatcagttatcgacctttatttttttaatggcctGTCGTttagttttgaagcacgactaactggtactgtatgcagagaaaatataaactactctaccactactccacctctagtactagtagtataaaaaagatatataggctggagcttcggcgctttcttgctaagggctgcccacttgcttctcacactatcaccctctctccagatctagaaaagacggcctctctctccctcctcaccgttggtcacagatccaccggggaagaaaaggacgtgcagcgttgacgcactcatcatcggcgagcgaggtcacgcactgacgacaaggccgtcctctcaaaCCTAGCGCCcacgcgggatggcctccgtcctgAAGCTCGCTGCTgtagtgtgtgcggaggacgacaaccacgagcgaagccacttcccgccgaccctcaggtatgctacctcttttcgaaccatacccttgttctattgccgcatctgccacgtcactgcatgtggatctttttccactccaccatcttcccaatttgctatcctctgctctgctggtcacgcagacaaAAACCTTAacttgcactattaaaggaaaccctacttcatgcagactaatccatggctgggttgaataaggaaaggaagggagactgtactgtccaagagactaggcatcgaacccgcatctaggttggaaaggggaaaatcagtagctaaagagaacaaaaatgggacgtaatccacatatgcttcctggatatttgttgctctgggcaaccatacctccctcaccacactatgcgtccgtggaggtacatcatACTGGTGTGCCCACTGTCcaaatgggcctcccatgctcttattgccacttttttgctaTTAGTATAACGCCATaggtcaagtcaagcaatgctactgctaaagtgatgccacatttaactaataccgcactcagtctaatgccatcgataaatttaagcaatgccatttaatgtcactggattatttcagggttagctgttgattgtggatgtattaaagatttttcagctaaggcattctaatgctgttgcacaactagtataccaacgatgaatcttgttactaccttcaaatttttgcactgttaatgcttatagattacaaaCCTCAGTTTCATGAGATAACTCaattttttttgtacagtgtcaagaggaaaggtcaagattGGGAACCTCCTCCTCTGGccgttctcttgattcgttcgatcaagattttatgtttgatcgattatcaagattgggatagcaatttttaggtcccttcgagttcgaaatgatatttaccttgaaggtacatggtttgcaatttttttatactgtcattagttaataatgcttgttaccttcagacttttgtatttggtttaatgctcttgcacaactagtataccaatgctgaaacttgttacctttacattttgtattgttaattcttatagaaatcttccagtgctagagcttatggaaatctgttcagtaaaaccattgtactataccctgtaataaaataactagtctactgttgcactagccactggattagtgtatatttgtactattcgaatggtgttgcattagcgtatggacgtATACAatgtgtggcaagctttcccagatatgtgctcaagaaaagtactacctgtttttctaaatactagacgtttggtactttaaattgaactgcgaaaatgtcttatattaaggaacagagggtgtggagttcactcaaattatcccggtaaagctagtcacacctttgttaaaattaatgttcattatgttatcggaggaggtctgtatgtttgtctctaatgcctgccgactacatacctgacatcatgatgtaatgttaagtcatttccttgtgtacaatgtcactgaattgtcaaggcggtgatggcattttattttagttgaactgcacaaaatatgcttaagaagaggaaaggtcaggaatggctcaatttttcagaaaaaactATGTATGCCTTCGTGACATCAtccgttgttgccttatttattccttcaaacaggtggttagaaacagtcttgctaccttttcccattaagaaattggaatgcttatatttgtgagcctatgcttcaactagtcccacttttatagtaatcacactttcaatatctatgcaaacagggatgctcgattttagtggaactgcacaaaaagtccaaatgtTTCAACATTAGGAGCACGTATTCTTCAAAACCTTTACAGGTCGTTTGGTACCCATCATTTGGGTCGGATTTGGTGGATTTCATTTGCGAATTCCGGAATATACTTGTTTGGCTGCCACAGAATTGACGGTGGATTTCATTCTAAGATTCCAGAGGATGTAAACTTGGCCTAGGCCAAATCCCAGCCCCTCGCCCGTCATTCTCCCGGATTCCACTCGCTCGCTTCCCCCACCCTACCCCGACGCCTTCGTCTCTTGCCCCTTCCCCCACCCTACCCCGACgcccaccgccgctgccgccaTGAGCCCCTCCTTCTCGGCCGCCGGTGATGCACCCCCCCGCCGGTGAATAGCTTCTCGCCGAGTTCTCTTCCCCCGTCCCCTCTACACGCGAAGCTTTCTGTTCGATGGTGTGCTGCCTCCGGTGACCACAGCGCCGTCGTCGAGCTCTCAAATCCTGGTAGGTTCTCCCTCCACCTCTCttctccccctccctctctctGGTGGATCTTTTCTGCttgaaccctaaccctaacctgAACCCACCTCCATCCAGCCACCCGATCCGGACAGAAGATCAACTTCTTAACGATTCCTCCGCCAGCCCACGGTCGGTCAGCTCCACACCCCGGAAGATCGACCTTTTTGTGGTACGTGGTTAGCGTGTCTACGTCCCCTCTATGCAAGCAGAATGGATCTCTGAATTTAATGCGTTTTGCACACTGCTTATTTTGTCTGAATTCAGTACAGAACAAAGTCAGTGTGGTTGGACAGTGATTTTTTTGTCTGAATTCAGTATAGAACAATTCAGTATGGGCCGCAAGCAGACATGGACCCCTGATTTCAATATGTTTGCACACTTTTTGTCTGAATTCAGTATAGAACAATTTCAGTGTGCTTGCATAATGATTTTTTGTCTGAATCAGACTGGGTTTTTTTCAGACTGAGCTGATTTTTATATTCGGGCTTGTTATTGAAGCTAGATACTTGAGCATAGTGTTTTGAAATACAAGTTCAGCATAGTTTTGATTCACTCCGTTTTAGGAGAGAGTGTCAATAGCATGTTCAATGTTTGTAAGACTGTGTCAATTGTATCATATGGCGATTGAAGCTTCTTTTTATGTGAAACTCTAATGCTTGATGGTTTTGTTTGTTATGATCTATTTTTGCAAAAAGTATGGGGGCACAGGTCTGTTCCTCCACCTGAAAAAAGTGGAACAGAAAGTAGCATAAACCCTGTTTGGGTTTTGCCCATCTTTTTCCCCCATCTAAGCTTTCTTGACAAGCAACTGCATCTGTTTTTGTGTATCACTAGTAATAAGCATGAGTTTTTTGTGTATCACTAGTAATAAGCATGATTTTTTGTGTATCACTAGTAATAAGCATGAGTTTTTTGTGTATCACTAGTAATTGAGCTTGAGTTCTTTCTCAATTGTTATTTTCTTCATCTTAATATAGATGTCGGACTTGTACATTAACACATTGCATGGCGATGAGAGGAGAAAGAAAAGGAAGAGGGCAGCTGCTGGATTTTTTGTGTCGGTTGTTGCGATAGTTCAACACACGTATTGTCAGAGGAAGATTAGAGAGCTTGATGATTTCAGTGAGGATGAGGCGAAGATTAGGATTAGAAAGCAGATGCTTAGATCAATTTATCAGGGTTCTAACAAGCACTGTTTTGATAGTTTGCGCCTAACTAAACGGTCCTTTGTGGACCTGTGCGCTATCTTGCGTGAAAGATGTGGTTTGGGGGACACATTTTATGTGTCGGTTGAAGAATCAGTCACAATGTTTCTGCTAGTgctaagccatgggatgaaataCCAGTTAATTGAAAGCACATACAGATGGGCACTCGAGACCATCAGTAGGCATTTCAATGAGATCTTAAGAGCTGTCCTTTCCTTGTCTCATGAGTTTATAAAGCTACCAACCCCTTCAGCTGAGCAGCCCGAGGATAGTAGATGGAAATTGTTTCCAGATGGGATAGGAGCTTTAGATGGCACACATGTTGATGTCCATGTTTCCGCTCTCAAGCAAGGCAGATACAGGAATAGAAAGCAAGATGTGACCACTAATGTGCTTGGTGTTTGCGACCGGAATATGAAGTTTTTGTATGTCTTAGCTGGATGGGAAGGTTCTGCATCTGATTCACGAGCGTTGCGAGATGCAATGTCACGACAACACGCTTTTAGAGTTCCACATGGTAATTCTCTGTCTTGGTATGGTAGAACAACTAAGTTATGATATTTCAATGTAAATATAATATCTAATACTTGTTATTTTTGCAAACATTAGGAAAATACTACCTTGTAGATGCTGGGTACACTAATGGTCCGGTCTTCTTTGCTCCATACCGGTCAGTCCGGTACCATTTGAAAGAATGGGCGGCTAATGGAAATAACTCACAAACTCCAATAGAGTTATATAATCTGCGACATGCATCAGCTAGGAATGTCATAGAGAGAACTTTTGGTCTACTAAAGATGAGATGGGCTATTTTGAGGACTAGTTCATTTTTCCGCATACGGAATCAGGTATCACATAGTATTTTGCAAAACCAAGCCTCcgtttatttttagtttttattAACACGCCAATAATACCATCTCACAGATCCATGTCATTAATGCTTGCTGCATATTGCATAACTTTCTAAGAGATAGGCAGAGAGAGATGGATGATATAATGCTAATTGACGTGGATAATCAGTTAAATGTTGATGCCATCGAACATCCTGAAGAACCAAACATGATTAGACATGTTGAATCAACAACTGAGTGGAACAACAAGCGAGATACCTTAGCTAATCAAATGTGGGCAGATTACCAAAGGAGACGCGGGGGAGCCAATCATTGAATTCATTCATTTGTATGTTCATATATTTCATATGGCTATTTTTgaaccctctctctctcttgggATTCTACGTTTGTCTCATACATGTATTGTTGCTTGCAGGAagatatggatgtggagaataaaggAGGTAGAAACTACCTTACCTGGACGGATGAAATGGATGAAGCAATGCTGAATGTGTTCATGGAGCATTACAATAGAGGGGATCGTGCTCAAAATGGGTGGAAGCCACATGTTTACACTGCAGTTGTCAAGAATGTTCGAGCCAAGTGCAATGTGGATATCACAAAGGAGAATGTCATATCAAGGTGCAAGACTATTGATACACACAATGTCAATGTCAGCAAGATGTTGTCAACGAGTGGTTTTGGGTGGGATTGGATCCATAAAAAGCTTATGGTTGATAGTGAGGACGTGTGGAGCAACTATGTCAAGGTAAGCACTACATCTTGAGCATCTATGTATTCATGGCATGGCCACGAGATTCATTTTCATGATTCATGTGGTCAAGTAGTTTATTCGAAAACATGCACTTATACACCTTCTCCATCATGATGTGGAATTCAGCCAAGTTTATTTGAAAACATGCACTTATAATTGTTCATGCATAGCCTTCTAATCAGTAGTTTACTCATCATTTCCCCTATGTTTTGCTATTATATTAGTAATCAGCCTTCTCTTGAGAAACAATCACAACTTGCAGCAGTGCACTTGTTTTCCCCATTATTTATGTGATTTTGCACCATGACATGAGTTACATCTTAGCTGTAGTCTACGATTTTCTCTTTGGATGTTTGGTGTTTGGATGGATGTGTGGTCATTTTCCACCATGACATGAGACTATTTGTCTTCATGGGTTGCAGGCAAACAAAGATGCCACATGCTACAGGCACAAGGTCATAAAGTTTTGGGACTCTATCAGCCTTGTCTTCTCGAAGGATCATGCCACCGGAACCGGAGCAAGAACTACTGGTGAAAGTGCAGCGGAAATGGCTGCAGAGAATGTCAACAACATCAGCACTGATTCTGCCGCAACATCTTCAACCCAAACCGGCAAGGAACAGAAGAGGAAAAGATATCGATCGGATGACTCAATTGCATCTATGCTTGGAGAGAAACTGGATAATTTTACCAGTGC
The Aegilops tauschii subsp. strangulata cultivar AL8/78 chromosome 3, Aet v6.0, whole genome shotgun sequence genome window above contains:
- the LOC109782919 gene encoding uncharacterized protein; this encodes MATCFAHPAAGFGADTVRLELVRLWETAPRHGLAGDRVGRPQQGRMQMSDLYINTLHGDERRKKRKRAAAGFFVSVVAIVQHTYCQRKIRELDDFSEDEAKIRIRKQMLRSIYQGSNKHCFDSLRLTKRSFVDLCAILRERCGLGDTFYVSVEESVTMFLLVLSHGMKYQLIESTYRWALETISRHFNEILRAVLSLSHEFIKLPTPSAEQPEDSRWKLFPDGIGALDGTHVDVHVSALKQGRYRNRKQDVTTNVLGVCDRNMKFLYVLAGWEGSASDSRALRDAMSRQHAFRVPHGKYYLVDAGYTNGPVFFAPYRSVRYHLKEWAANGNNSQTPIELYNLRHASARNVIERTFGLLKMRWAILRTSSFFRIRNQEDMDVENKGGRNYLTWTDEMDEAMLNVFMEHYNRGDRAQNGWKPHVYTAVVKNVRAKCNVDITKENVISRCKTIDTHNVNVSKMLSTSGFGWDWIHKKLMVDSEDVWSNYVKANKDATCYRHKVIKFWDSISLVFSKDHATGTGARTTGESAAEMAAENVNNISTDSAATSSTQTGKEQKRKRYRSDDSIASMLGEKLDNFTSAYKADIAQVAPPEKPSSPEEILDALNAIVGLDDDGLLAAYDILIADDRKFKALMALPERMKKKLILKQINQ